A part of Bacillus thuringiensis genomic DNA contains:
- the aroB gene encoding 3-dehydroquinate synthase, with product MGNIHIQTKSKEYDVHVGKESLSHLTTIVQNMQPSVSNIMIISDEAVASFHLQTVVDALQIEQKVFSFVVPSGEKEKSFENFYAAHTSALENKLDRNSLIIALGGGMIGDLAGFVAASFMRGIRFVQVPTTLLAHDSAVGGKVAINHPLGKNMIGAFHQPEAVVYHTPFLQSLPEKEWRSGYAEVIKHALIGDVKLYHWLKEEVQTLADLRDEKLIHILTKAIPVKANIVAQDETEKGVRAHLNFGHTLGHALEKELGYGNITHGDGVAVGMLFALFLSEQVYKVDLSYGEMKQWFLKYGYPKMPSDLNVERLVQLMKQDKKANAGAIHMVLMQEYGVVNVVSIPDETVHIALEAFQKDMV from the coding sequence ATGGGAAACATACATATTCAAACGAAATCAAAAGAATATGATGTACATGTAGGAAAAGAATCGTTGTCACATTTGACAACAATCGTTCAAAACATGCAGCCATCTGTATCAAACATTATGATTATTTCAGATGAAGCTGTTGCATCTTTCCATTTACAGACAGTTGTAGATGCATTGCAAATAGAGCAAAAAGTATTTTCATTCGTTGTACCGAGTGGCGAAAAAGAGAAGTCTTTTGAAAACTTCTATGCAGCTCATACGTCAGCTCTTGAAAATAAATTAGATAGAAATTCTTTAATTATTGCACTTGGAGGCGGGATGATTGGAGATTTAGCTGGCTTTGTTGCTGCGTCGTTTATGCGTGGAATCCGCTTTGTTCAAGTTCCAACAACTTTATTAGCTCATGATAGCGCAGTAGGTGGGAAAGTAGCGATTAATCATCCGTTAGGTAAAAATATGATAGGGGCATTCCATCAACCAGAAGCAGTTGTATATCATACGCCGTTTTTACAGTCTCTTCCTGAAAAAGAATGGCGTTCAGGTTATGCAGAAGTGATAAAGCATGCTCTTATTGGTGATGTAAAGCTGTATCATTGGCTAAAAGAAGAAGTGCAAACATTAGCAGACCTTCGTGATGAAAAGTTAATTCATATATTAACGAAGGCGATTCCTGTAAAGGCGAATATTGTAGCGCAAGATGAAACAGAAAAAGGTGTACGTGCTCATTTGAACTTTGGACATACGTTAGGCCATGCGCTTGAAAAAGAGCTAGGATATGGAAATATTACTCACGGTGACGGAGTAGCGGTTGGCATGCTATTTGCTTTGTTTTTAAGTGAGCAAGTGTACAAGGTTGACCTTTCCTATGGAGAGATGAAGCAGTGGTTCTTAAAGTACGGCTATCCAAAAATGCCAAGTGATTTGAATGTAGAGCGCCTCGTCCAGTTGATGAAACAAGATAAGAAAGCAAATGCTGGAGCAATTCATATGGTGCTAATGCAGGAATATGGGGTAGTGAATGTCGTATCTATTCCAGATGAGACTGTTCATATTGCGTTAGAGGCATTTCAAAAGGATATGGTTTAA
- the aroC gene encoding chorismate synthase has translation MRYITAGESHGPQLTTIIEGVPAGLPLVADDINEELARRQKGYGRGRRMQIETDQVQIVSGVRHGETLGSPIALVVENRDFAHWTKIMGAEPLTEQEEKEMKRKVTKPRPGHADLNGAIKYGHRDMRNVLERSSARETTVRVAAGAIAKKVLAEIGITVAGHVIEIGGVEAKEVTYSSIEELKNITEASPVRCLDKEAGNQMMKAIDDAKANGDSIGGIVEVIVEGMPIGIGSYVHYDRKLDAKLAAAIMSINAFKGVEIGIGFEAAHRPGSEVHDEILWNEEHGYTRRTNNAGGLEGGMTTGMPIVVRGVMKPIPTLYKPLQSVDIDTKEPFTASIERSDSCAVPAASVVAEAVVAWELATALIEQFGLDRMDLIRENIEKHNEYARGF, from the coding sequence ATGCGATATATTACAGCTGGTGAATCTCATGGTCCACAACTTACGACGATTATAGAAGGTGTTCCGGCAGGACTGCCTTTAGTAGCGGATGATATAAATGAAGAGTTAGCTAGAAGGCAAAAGGGGTATGGGCGTGGTAGACGCATGCAAATTGAAACAGATCAAGTGCAAATTGTAAGTGGTGTTAGACATGGAGAGACATTAGGTTCTCCAATTGCACTTGTTGTTGAAAATCGTGATTTTGCACATTGGACAAAAATTATGGGCGCAGAGCCTTTAACGGAACAAGAAGAAAAAGAAATGAAAAGGAAAGTAACAAAACCAAGACCGGGACATGCTGATTTAAATGGTGCGATTAAATATGGTCATAGAGACATGAGAAATGTACTTGAGCGTTCTTCAGCACGCGAAACGACAGTGCGTGTTGCTGCTGGTGCGATTGCTAAAAAAGTGTTAGCAGAAATCGGTATTACAGTGGCGGGCCATGTAATTGAAATTGGTGGTGTTGAGGCTAAGGAAGTTACGTATAGTTCAATTGAAGAATTAAAAAATATTACAGAAGCATCACCTGTACGTTGCTTAGATAAAGAAGCAGGTAACCAAATGATGAAAGCAATTGATGATGCGAAAGCAAATGGTGATTCAATTGGTGGAATCGTTGAAGTGATTGTGGAAGGAATGCCAATTGGGATCGGTAGCTATGTGCATTATGATCGAAAACTGGATGCAAAATTAGCAGCCGCAATTATGAGCATTAATGCTTTTAAAGGCGTCGAGATTGGAATTGGTTTTGAAGCAGCGCATAGACCGGGAAGTGAAGTTCATGATGAAATTTTGTGGAATGAGGAACATGGATATACACGAAGAACAAATAATGCAGGTGGATTAGAAGGCGGTATGACGACTGGAATGCCAATTGTTGTGCGAGGTGTGATGAAACCGATACCTACACTATATAAACCTCTTCAAAGTGTAGATATTGATACGAAAGAGCCTTTTACAGCGAGCATTGAACGTTCAGATAGTTGTGCTGTGCCAGCAGCTAGTGTCGTTGCAGAAGCGGTTGTAGCTTGGGAATTAGCGACAGCTTTAATAGAACAATTCGGATTAGATCGTATGGACCTTATTCGTGAAAATATTGAGAAACATAATGAATATGCGAGGGGATTTTAA
- the hisC gene encoding histidinol-phosphate transaminase: MRVKEQLLTLRAYVPGKNIEEVKREYGLSKIVKLASNENPFGCSARVTEALTSLASQYALYPDGYAFELRTKVAEQLSVKAEQLLFGSGLDEVIQMISRALLHEGTNVVMANPTFSQYHHHAVIEGAEVREVPLKDGIHDLDAMLQQVDDKTKIVWICNPNNPTGTYVEKQNLLSFLESVPKSALVIMDEAYYEYAGEEDYPQTLPLLEKYENLMVLRTFSKAYGLAAFRIGYAVGNVNLIGQLEVARLPFNTSTVAQAVALAALEDQVFLQECVKKNEEGLNQYYAFCKEYNVFYYPSQTNFIFLKLGIPGNEAFERLMKKGYIVRSGAAFGIHDGIRITVGLKEENDEIIELLTELVKEQVKKEETYS; the protein is encoded by the coding sequence ATGAGAGTGAAAGAGCAATTGTTAACTTTGAGAGCATATGTACCTGGGAAAAATATTGAAGAAGTAAAAAGGGAGTATGGGTTATCAAAAATTGTGAAATTAGCATCGAACGAAAATCCATTCGGTTGCTCAGCACGCGTAACAGAAGCATTAACTTCTTTAGCGAGTCAATACGCACTTTATCCAGATGGATATGCATTTGAACTTCGGACAAAAGTAGCAGAGCAGTTAAGTGTCAAAGCAGAACAACTGTTATTTGGTAGTGGATTAGATGAAGTTATTCAAATGATTAGCCGTGCATTACTACACGAAGGAACAAATGTTGTAATGGCGAATCCAACATTCTCACAATACCATCACCATGCTGTTATTGAAGGAGCAGAAGTTCGTGAAGTACCACTTAAAGATGGCATTCACGATTTAGATGCGATGTTACAGCAAGTAGATGATAAAACAAAGATTGTATGGATTTGTAACCCGAATAATCCGACAGGTACATATGTAGAGAAACAAAACTTACTTTCATTTTTAGAATCAGTTCCTAAGTCAGCGCTCGTTATTATGGATGAAGCATACTATGAATATGCGGGAGAAGAAGACTATCCGCAAACATTACCACTTCTTGAAAAGTATGAAAATCTTATGGTTTTACGTACGTTTTCAAAAGCATATGGTTTGGCTGCTTTTCGTATCGGGTATGCGGTTGGTAATGTGAATTTAATCGGGCAGCTAGAAGTAGCAAGGTTACCATTTAATACATCGACTGTAGCGCAGGCTGTAGCACTCGCTGCATTAGAAGATCAAGTATTTTTACAAGAATGTGTGAAAAAGAACGAAGAAGGATTAAATCAATATTACGCATTTTGTAAGGAATATAATGTATTCTATTATCCATCTCAAACAAATTTCATTTTCTTAAAGCTCGGTATTCCTGGTAATGAGGCTTTCGAACGATTAATGAAGAAAGGCTACATTGTTCGTTCTGGTGCTGCATTTGGTATACATGATGGTATTCGTATTACTGTCGGTTTGAAAGAAGAAAATGATGAAATTATAGAATTATTGACAGAGCTTGTAAAAGAGCAAGTAAAGAAAGAAGAAACATATTCTTAA
- the qcrB gene encoding menaquinol-cytochrome c reductase cytochrome b subunit gives MLNKIYDWVDERLDITPIWRDIADHEVPEHVNPAHHFSAFVYCFGGLTFFVTVIQILSGMFLTMYYVPDIKNAWESVYYLQNEVAYGQIVRGMHHWGASLVIVMMFLHTLRVFFQGAYKKPRELNWIVGVLIFFVMLGLGFTGYLLPWDMKALFATKVGIQIAEQTPLIGPYIKTLLAGHSEIVGAQTLTRFFAIHVFFLPAALLGLMAFHFIMIRKQGISGPL, from the coding sequence ATGCTAAATAAAATTTATGATTGGGTAGATGAAAGGCTAGATATTACACCAATATGGCGTGATATCGCTGATCATGAAGTACCTGAACATGTAAACCCGGCACATCACTTTTCTGCATTCGTTTATTGCTTTGGAGGACTGACCTTTTTCGTTACCGTAATTCAAATTTTATCTGGAATGTTTTTGACGATGTATTATGTGCCTGATATTAAAAATGCTTGGGAATCGGTTTATTATTTACAAAATGAAGTTGCATACGGACAAATTGTTCGTGGTATGCACCACTGGGGTGCTAGTCTCGTCATTGTAATGATGTTTTTACATACACTTAGAGTTTTCTTCCAGGGTGCGTATAAAAAGCCTCGTGAGCTAAACTGGATTGTTGGTGTTCTTATTTTCTTTGTTATGTTAGGTCTTGGATTTACTGGATATTTATTACCGTGGGATATGAAAGCTTTATTTGCTACGAAAGTAGGGATTCAAATTGCAGAGCAAACGCCGCTCATTGGTCCTTATATTAAAACATTACTCGCTGGTCATTCCGAAATTGTTGGCGCTCAAACATTAACTCGCTTCTTTGCTATTCACGTCTTCTTCTTACCAGCAGCACTTCTAGGTTTAATGGCCTTCCACTTCATCATGATTCGCAAACAAGGTATTTCCGGTCCACTATAA
- a CDS encoding ReoY family proteolytic degradation factor — translation MNTPVSVNEKKDFVKWFLNNYQLKQRECVWILNYLMSHDQLMHKVHFVEHAKYCPRGLVMSANCVKDTPFHFFKQNVMTTDAEKSFHDIRLNRDEDIYIQLNFKSSFQNANYVAVLEENPYLPKHIEVNEKDRLLAERFLEESVFSFRRERLLKQIDEALDKQDQEAFHRLTAELKML, via the coding sequence ATGAATACCCCTGTTTCTGTAAACGAGAAGAAGGATTTTGTAAAATGGTTTTTGAACAATTACCAACTGAAACAGCGTGAATGTGTATGGATTTTGAATTATTTAATGAGTCACGACCAATTGATGCATAAAGTCCACTTCGTAGAGCATGCAAAATATTGTCCGCGTGGCTTAGTGATGTCCGCGAATTGTGTAAAAGATACACCGTTTCACTTTTTTAAACAAAATGTTATGACAACAGATGCTGAAAAATCGTTTCATGATATTCGTTTAAATCGAGATGAGGATATTTATATTCAACTCAATTTTAAATCATCGTTTCAAAATGCCAATTATGTAGCTGTATTAGAAGAAAACCCGTATTTACCGAAGCATATTGAAGTAAATGAAAAAGATCGTTTACTTGCAGAAAGATTTTTAGAAGAAAGTGTATTTTCTTTTAGAAGAGAACGCCTTTTGAAACAAATTGATGAAGCGCTGGATAAGCAAGATCAGGAAGCGTTTCATAGGTTAACAGCTGAGTTAAAGATGTTATAG
- the hepT gene encoding heptaprenyl diphosphate synthase component II: MKLQLMYSFLRSDINVIEKELKKTVASEQPLVEEAALQLIEAGGKRIRPVFVLLAGKFGDYKLDAIKHVAVALELIHMASLVHDDVIDAAFLRRGSATVNAKWGDRIAMYTGDYLFAKSLECITNIEIPEAHQALSHTILEVCKGEIEQIKDKYNYDQNLRTYLRRIKRKTALLIAASCQLGAIAAGANRDTVNRLFWYGYFVGMSYQIIDDILDFVSTEEKLGKPAGGDLLQGNITLPALYAMEDPVLRKKIISVHENTTADEMKEIIEAIKNSDAIDQAFAFSERYLHKALEIIKPLPRGQAKYALQNVAKYIGKRKF, from the coding sequence ATGAAGTTACAACTTATGTACTCTTTTTTACGATCGGATATTAATGTGATAGAAAAAGAATTAAAAAAGACAGTTGCTTCTGAACAACCATTAGTAGAAGAGGCAGCATTACAACTTATTGAAGCTGGTGGGAAGCGAATTCGTCCTGTATTTGTATTGCTTGCGGGAAAATTTGGAGATTATAAGTTAGATGCAATTAAGCATGTAGCTGTTGCGTTAGAACTTATTCATATGGCTTCTCTTGTTCACGATGATGTTATTGATGCTGCATTTTTACGACGTGGTAGTGCGACTGTGAATGCGAAATGGGGAGATCGTATTGCAATGTATACAGGGGACTATCTATTTGCTAAGTCTCTTGAATGTATAACAAATATCGAAATTCCAGAGGCGCATCAGGCGCTATCGCATACCATTTTAGAAGTATGTAAAGGTGAAATTGAACAAATTAAAGATAAATACAATTATGACCAAAATTTACGAACGTATTTAAGAAGAATAAAGCGAAAAACAGCATTATTAATTGCTGCGAGTTGTCAACTAGGAGCAATTGCTGCTGGCGCTAATCGTGATACGGTAAATCGACTATTTTGGTATGGGTATTTTGTAGGCATGTCGTATCAAATTATTGATGATATTTTAGACTTCGTTTCTACAGAAGAGAAGCTTGGAAAACCTGCTGGCGGAGATTTACTACAAGGGAATATTACGCTTCCTGCCCTATATGCTATGGAAGATCCCGTACTTCGTAAGAAAATCATATCTGTACATGAAAATACAACAGCGGACGAAATGAAAGAAATTATTGAGGCTATAAAAAATAGTGACGCTATTGATCAAGCATTTGCGTTTAGTGAACGTTATTTACATAAAGCATTAGAAATCATAAAACCACTTCCGCGTGGACAAGCGAAGTATGCATTACAAAATGTAGCAAAGTATATTGGGAAACGAAAATTTTAG
- the menG gene encoding 2-heptaprenyl-1,4-naphthoquinone methyltransferase, translated as MQQSKEERVHDVFEKISDKYDVMNSVISFQRHKAWRKETMRIMDVKPGNKALDVCCGTADWTIALAGAVGEQGKVVGLDFSENMLSVGKQKVEALQLKQVELLHGNAMELPFEDNTFDYVTIGFGLRNVPDYMHVLKEMTRVVKPGGKVICLETSQPTMIGFRQGYILYFKYIMPLFGKLFAKSYKEYSWLQESASSFPGMKELANMFEEAGLERVQVKPFTFGVAAMHLGMKPESK; from the coding sequence ATGCAACAATCAAAAGAAGAAAGAGTACATGATGTATTTGAGAAAATCTCTGATAAATACGATGTGATGAATTCTGTAATTAGTTTTCAAAGACATAAAGCATGGCGTAAAGAGACGATGCGCATTATGGATGTAAAACCAGGTAACAAGGCTCTTGATGTATGCTGCGGGACAGCGGACTGGACAATTGCGCTAGCTGGAGCGGTAGGTGAACAGGGCAAGGTTGTTGGTTTAGACTTCAGTGAAAATATGTTATCTGTCGGTAAGCAAAAGGTAGAGGCGTTACAATTAAAACAAGTAGAACTTCTACATGGGAATGCAATGGAACTTCCATTTGAAGATAACACATTTGATTATGTAACGATTGGATTTGGTTTACGTAACGTACCAGATTATATGCACGTATTAAAAGAAATGACGCGTGTAGTAAAGCCAGGTGGAAAAGTAATTTGTTTAGAAACATCTCAACCAACAATGATTGGTTTTCGACAAGGATATATTTTATACTTTAAATATATCATGCCGTTATTTGGAAAGTTATTTGCGAAAAGTTATAAAGAATATTCATGGCTGCAAGAATCTGCTAGCTCATTCCCAGGTATGAAAGAACTGGCTAATATGTTTGAAGAAGCTGGACTTGAACGTGTACAAGTGAAGCCGTTTACTTTTGGAGTAGCAGCGATGCATTTAGGTATGAAACCAGAATCAAAATAG
- the qcrA gene encoding menaquinol-cytochrome c reductase iron-sulfur subunit: MSEKEHRVSRRQFLNYTLTGVGGFMAAGILMPMTRFALDPVLRKEAGTDMVAVAQVKDITTEPKRFDFKVKQVDGWYKSEEPKSAWVHKDESGDIVAFSPVCKHLGCTVNWNSDKAHPNQFFCPCHGGRYTKDGMNIKGTPPLAPLDVYESKVKDGTLYLGKAKPRGGAK, from the coding sequence GTGAGCGAGAAAGAACATCGTGTATCAAGAAGACAGTTTTTAAATTACACCCTTACCGGGGTAGGAGGCTTTATGGCAGCGGGTATTTTAATGCCGATGACGCGATTTGCGCTTGATCCGGTGTTAAGAAAAGAAGCGGGAACGGATATGGTTGCTGTTGCGCAAGTAAAGGATATTACAACAGAGCCGAAACGTTTCGACTTTAAGGTGAAGCAGGTTGATGGTTGGTACAAGTCCGAAGAGCCAAAATCAGCTTGGGTTCATAAAGATGAAAGCGGAGACATTGTTGCGTTCTCTCCAGTATGTAAACATTTAGGATGTACAGTGAACTGGAATTCGGACAAAGCACATCCGAATCAATTCTTTTGTCCATGTCATGGGGGCCGTTACACAAAAGACGGGATGAACATTAAAGGCACGCCGCCCCTTGCTCCACTTGATGTATATGAATCTAAAGTGAAAGATGGAACGTTGTATTTAGGAAAAGCGAAGCCAAGAGGGGGTGCAAAGTAG
- a CDS encoding tetratricopeptide repeat protein has product MQKFEQAVSHIENGEAEKGLQLLKEQLKIANDEEKYDIARYYHTLGFTDEALAITEDLRLLYPEESEFTVFLAELYIDLDKEDEAIEVLHDIPENDDLYVQSLLLVADLFQMQGFDDVAEQKLLKAKEMMPDEPVITFGLAELYSSKGEEQKAITYYEALLAEHKVMGGVVIALRLAETLSAIGNWEEAISYYEAGLEEQKDIHSLFGYAFTLYQGEEYQRAIGAWQELKELDPEYASLYMYLAKSYEKEGMLQESYETLQEGIKVDELSVPFYVELANIAAKLGKIAEAEEVLQKALELDPGHLGAILKYAYILKEQEKYEELIAVVERAIDSGEPDTQLLWDLAFAKKQLEMYSDALKHYESAYTSFKNHPDFLEEYGYFLLEEGMRKEAKEVFTQLIQLDPTQIHIEELLYNLEDFS; this is encoded by the coding sequence ATGCAAAAATTTGAACAAGCTGTTTCACATATTGAAAATGGTGAAGCGGAAAAAGGATTACAATTATTAAAAGAACAATTAAAAATTGCGAATGATGAAGAGAAGTATGATATCGCTCGCTATTATCATACACTTGGATTTACGGATGAAGCGTTAGCAATTACAGAAGATTTGCGTTTATTGTACCCAGAAGAAAGTGAATTCACTGTATTTTTAGCAGAATTATATATTGATCTAGACAAAGAAGATGAAGCAATTGAAGTGCTTCATGATATTCCCGAAAATGATGATTTATATGTTCAATCGTTATTACTTGTTGCGGATTTATTCCAAATGCAAGGTTTCGATGATGTAGCAGAACAAAAACTATTAAAGGCGAAAGAAATGATGCCTGACGAGCCTGTTATTACGTTTGGATTAGCAGAGTTATATAGTAGTAAAGGGGAAGAACAAAAGGCAATCACTTATTATGAGGCGCTATTAGCGGAACATAAAGTAATGGGTGGTGTTGTCATTGCACTTCGCCTCGCAGAAACGTTAAGTGCGATTGGAAATTGGGAAGAAGCGATTTCTTATTATGAAGCAGGTTTAGAGGAACAAAAAGATATCCACTCATTATTTGGATATGCCTTCACATTATATCAAGGTGAAGAATACCAAAGAGCAATTGGTGCTTGGCAAGAATTAAAAGAATTAGATCCGGAGTATGCATCGCTTTACATGTATTTAGCGAAAAGCTATGAAAAAGAAGGAATGCTTCAAGAAAGCTATGAAACACTTCAAGAAGGAATTAAAGTAGATGAGCTTTCTGTGCCATTTTATGTAGAATTAGCGAACATTGCGGCGAAATTAGGAAAAATAGCGGAAGCAGAGGAAGTGCTTCAAAAAGCGCTTGAGTTAGATCCAGGACATTTAGGGGCGATATTAAAATATGCGTATATCCTAAAAGAACAAGAAAAGTATGAAGAGTTAATTGCAGTTGTAGAGCGTGCGATTGATAGCGGAGAACCAGATACACAACTACTTTGGGATCTTGCATTTGCAAAAAAACAATTAGAAATGTATTCGGATGCATTAAAACACTATGAAAGTGCATATACTTCTTTTAAGAATCATCCAGACTTCTTGGAAGAGTACGGTTATTTCTTATTGGAAGAAGGTATGCGAAAAGAGGCGAAAGAAGTATTTACTCAGTTAATACAACTAGACCCGACACAAATTCATATTGAAGAATTGTTATATAATTTAGAGGATTTTTCATAA
- a CDS encoding YpiF family protein, with protein sequence MKWIVKDVEQFEQAREYVDTGVIPLLSISAAKEMKMVVEQGEFIELLSMELEREYKGRVLLLPSFTYLVESQKNEKGRLQEWTNHLQEQGFKHIAYVTSDFSWKEDMQELQGDLFWFPSLALEQFSDQAKREVIHAHIKNIMVMLEEKWGKK encoded by the coding sequence TTGAAATGGATTGTAAAAGATGTGGAACAGTTTGAGCAAGCAAGAGAGTATGTAGATACAGGTGTTATACCACTTTTATCAATTTCGGCAGCAAAAGAAATGAAAATGGTAGTAGAACAAGGGGAATTTATCGAATTGTTGAGTATGGAGTTGGAAAGGGAATATAAGGGAAGAGTGCTTTTACTACCATCATTTACGTATTTGGTAGAAAGTCAAAAAAATGAAAAAGGTCGTTTGCAAGAATGGACAAATCATTTACAAGAGCAAGGTTTTAAGCATATTGCTTATGTTACTAGTGATTTTTCATGGAAAGAAGATATGCAAGAATTGCAGGGAGATTTATTTTGGTTTCCTTCATTAGCGTTAGAACAATTTAGTGATCAAGCGAAAAGAGAAGTTATTCATGCGCATATAAAAAATATAATGGTGATGTTAGAAGAAAAATGGGGAAAAAAATAA
- a CDS encoding heptaprenyl diphosphate synthase component 1 — translation MCDIYGGYAGIREKLMEKLRHPYFINYIEEPFIDEEKIALLYGALKGANLHIEQIEHYVVTIMLVQIALDTHERVSNKAGEEANESHKRRQLTVLAGDYYSGLYYYLLSMNRDIVLIRALAEGIKEINEHKIMLYQKAHETMDDIMESVVTIESALLQKTCDHFHLSHWKPFITYVLGKNRLQKECELHADKRHSPVFQAVQGIAKDKAEAETVIHGWMMELRKKENQFLENHTDISEINSVLRDKSKT, via the coding sequence GTGTGTGACATCTACGGAGGGTATGCGGGTATAAGAGAGAAATTGATGGAGAAATTACGCCATCCTTATTTTATAAACTATATTGAAGAACCATTTATTGATGAAGAAAAAATAGCATTGTTATATGGTGCTTTAAAAGGTGCAAATTTACATATAGAACAAATTGAGCATTATGTAGTAACGATTATGCTTGTGCAAATTGCGCTTGATACACATGAAAGAGTATCAAATAAAGCAGGGGAAGAAGCAAATGAATCGCATAAACGTCGTCAGCTAACAGTACTTGCTGGTGATTACTATAGCGGGTTATATTATTACTTATTGTCTATGAATCGTGATATTGTTTTAATCCGTGCGCTTGCTGAAGGAATTAAAGAAATTAATGAACACAAAATAATGTTATATCAAAAAGCGCATGAAACGATGGATGACATAATGGAAAGTGTAGTTACGATTGAGTCTGCACTCTTGCAAAAAACATGTGATCATTTTCATTTATCGCATTGGAAGCCGTTTATAACATATGTACTAGGAAAAAACCGTCTTCAAAAAGAATGTGAACTGCATGCTGATAAACGACATTCACCTGTTTTTCAAGCAGTTCAAGGGATTGCGAAGGATAAAGCGGAGGCAGAAACAGTTATACATGGATGGATGATGGAACTCAGAAAGAAAGAAAATCAGTTTTTAGAAAACCACACAGATATAAGCGAAATAAACTCTGTGTTAAGAGATAAATCGAAGACATAA
- the ndk gene encoding nucleoside-diphosphate kinase yields MEKTFLMVKPDGVQRAFIGEIVARFEKKGFQLVGAKLMQVTPEIAGQHYGEHKEKPFFGELVDFITSGPVFAMVWQGEGVVDTARNMMGKTRPHEAAPGTIRGDFGVTVAKNIIHGSDSLESAEREIAIFFKEEELVDYSKLMNEWIY; encoded by the coding sequence ATGGAAAAAACATTTCTAATGGTAAAACCAGACGGTGTACAACGTGCTTTCATTGGGGAAATTGTAGCTCGTTTTGAGAAAAAGGGCTTTCAATTAGTTGGTGCAAAATTAATGCAAGTCACTCCAGAAATTGCTGGACAACACTACGGTGAGCATAAAGAAAAACCTTTCTTTGGTGAATTAGTAGACTTTATTACATCAGGACCTGTATTTGCAATGGTATGGCAAGGTGAAGGTGTAGTAGATACAGCTCGTAACATGATGGGTAAAACAAGACCACATGAAGCAGCTCCTGGAACAATTCGTGGAGATTTCGGTGTAACTGTTGCAAAAAATATTATCCATGGTTCTGATTCGTTAGAAAGTGCAGAGCGCGAGATTGCTATTTTCTTTAAGGAAGAAGAATTAGTTGACTACTCAAAATTAATGAATGAATGGATTTACTAA
- the folE gene encoding GTP cyclohydrolase I FolE, with amino-acid sequence MAKVNLEQIEHAVRLILEAIGDDPNREGVLDTPKRVAKMYAEVFSGMHEDPKEHLHKVFGEDHEELVLVKDIPFYSMCEHHLVPFYGVAHVAYIPQGGKVTGLSKLARTVDTIARRPQLQERITSTVANSIMEVLEPHGVMVVVEAEHMCMTMRGVKKPGAKTVTTAVRGVLENDAAARSEILSFIKSK; translated from the coding sequence ATGGCAAAAGTTAATTTAGAACAAATTGAACATGCAGTACGCCTTATTTTAGAGGCAATCGGAGATGACCCAAATCGTGAGGGAGTACTTGATACACCAAAGCGTGTTGCAAAAATGTACGCAGAAGTGTTCTCGGGTATGCATGAAGATCCGAAAGAACATTTGCATAAAGTGTTCGGAGAAGATCACGAGGAGCTTGTACTAGTAAAAGATATACCGTTTTATTCGATGTGTGAGCATCATTTAGTTCCATTCTATGGAGTTGCTCACGTTGCATATATTCCGCAAGGCGGAAAAGTGACAGGGTTAAGTAAATTAGCTCGTACTGTAGATACAATTGCACGTCGTCCACAACTGCAAGAACGTATTACATCAACAGTAGCAAACTCTATTATGGAAGTACTAGAGCCGCATGGTGTAATGGTAGTAGTAGAAGCGGAACATATGTGCATGACGATGCGTGGTGTGAAAAAGCCAGGCGCGAAAACAGTAACAACAGCAGTACGTGGTGTGCTAGAAAATGATGCAGCAGCACGTAGTGAAATTTTATCTTTTATTAAATCGAAGTAA